One window from the genome of Danaus plexippus chromosome 3 unlocalized genomic scaffold, MEX_DaPlex mxdp_30, whole genome shotgun sequence encodes:
- the LOC133320089 gene encoding uncharacterized protein LOC133320089, with translation MVSFDVQSLFTSIPVLDCIEIVRGKLKDNNMPIEYAELLKHCLTSGYLMWKDEFYIQVDGVAMGSPVSPVVADIFMEDFEVRALCSPPIRPLIYKRYVDDTFTILNKNKTSAFLNHLNSINNKIQFTIELEANNSLAFLDILVIRNPDNTLGHTVYRKPTHTDRYLNGNSHHHPIQLATVGKSLLQRAQYLCDADHLEAELQHVKHALTINNLPVPRQHRKNHLKPPTVERQPAILPYVKGVTDRIGNILKKRVYTNSTVTVACHTLDRRRGASVQGLRNTSQTSKTGARRSQQCVNTQWTNQATTFVLINLKSSLGKTSIYRD, from the exons atggtcagtttcgatgtacagtcattattcactagtatacctgttcttgactgcattgagattgtaagaggtaagttaaaggataacaatatgcctatagaatatgcagaactattaaagcattgcctaacatctggctacctcatgtggaaggatgaattctacatacaagtagatggagttgcaatgggttcgccggtttcccccgttgtcgctgacatattcatggaagacttcgaggtgcgagccctttgctctcctcctataagacctttaatatataaacggtatgtagatgacaccttcacaatattaaataaaaataaaacatctgcttttctgaaccatcttaattctatcaataataagattcagtttactatagaattggaggcaaataattctttagctttccttgatatacttgtcattaggaatcctgacaatactttgggacatactgtttataggaaacccacacacacggacaggtacctcaacggtaactcgcaccaccaccctatacagttagctaccgttggcaaatctttgttacagagagcccaatacctttgtgatgctgaccacctagaggccgagctgcagcatgtaaaacatgctctcaccatcaacaacctgcccgtgcctcgccagcatcgcaagaaccacctgaagccacccacagttgaacgacaacctgcgatactaccatatgtgaagggagttactgacagaataggcaacatcttgaagaag cgggtgtatacaaactcgactgtgactgtggcttgtcatacattggacagacgaagaggagcatcggtacaagggttaaggaacacatctcagacatcaaaaacaggcgcgcgtcgaagtcagcagtgtgtgaacacacaatggacaaaccaggccactacattcgttttgataaacctcaaatcctcgctcgggaagacaagtatataccgagattaa
- the LOC116767116 gene encoding leucine-rich repeat-containing protein 57-like — MCVIVALFYSMGNAALKQHYETASKTGVLQISDYKLKEIPDDVFNLAEQLRNLDVSKNKITNISDAISELKHLKQLNLSSNMIQILPSSVENLKKLELLNMSFNSLTSLPPAISSLSNLKQIYLNNNKIKKFPMEILGLPNLEVVELSHNKLTEVPSGMSNLFAAELNLSQNEISVLSEDLSQAPRLKILRLEENCLSLDAILPSLLRDSKIHTLNVDGNLFESKQLASLEGYNEYTERYTAMKKKMF, encoded by the coding sequence ATGTGTGTTATtgttgctttattttattcaatgggTAACGCTGCACTTAAACAGCACTATGAAACAGCATCTAAAACGGGGGTACTACAGATATCAGACTACAAATTAAAGGAAATTCCAgatgatgtttttaatttggcAGAACAGTTACGAAACTTGGATGTgtctaaaaacaaaattactaatatatcTGACGCTATAAGCgaattgaaacatttaaaacaactaaatTTGTCATCTAACATGATACAAATTCTGCCGTCTTCAGTGGAAAATCTGAAAAAGCTAGAGTTATTGAATATgtcatttaattcattaacatCTCTTCCACCTGCGATTTCAAGTTTAAGCAATTTGaagcaaatatatttgaataataacaagataaaaaaatttcccATGGAGATATTAGGACTCCCTAACCTTGAGGTTGTGGAGCTTTCTCATAATAAATTGACAGAAGTACCAAGTGGCATGTCAAACTTGTTTGCCGCAGAATTGAACCTGAGTCAAAATGAGATATCTGTTTTAAGTGAAGATTTAAGTCAAGCACCTCGGTTAAAAATACTGAGGTTAGAGGAGAACTGCCTTAGTTTAGATGCTATTTTACCAAGCCTGTTAAGGGATTCAAAAATTCATACACTAAATGTAGATGGCAATTTATTTGAATCCAAACAATTAGCATCATTGGAAGGTTACAACGAGTATACAGAAAGATACACAGCTATGAAGAAGAAAATGTTTTGA